The Epinephelus lanceolatus isolate andai-2023 chromosome 19, ASM4190304v1, whole genome shotgun sequence DNA segment GCagttgagaaaatgtagtgGGAAGGAACGGTCTAATAGCaaagtaaagcagtaaaaatattctaaatatagtgcacactttGAATGATGCAGATTGACGATAGAGATTTTTTCGGTGGGTCTTTTTttataggtggctaaaatacattttgctgctgcccccatccacagcagtacattgctttgcTTCCTTGGCAGTACTCCTGTTTGTTTCTCCAAACTAGAAGGATGCTGACTGTCATCTCCTGTTGGTAATACACTGATTATATTTAAGTAACTCATACAGCCCATCCTTAAAAAGTCCGAACTATCCATTTAAGGTGGCGCATGAAAGAGACTTAAGGCCCAAAAACAGAGATGACAAACTAGTACTTGACTAATTAGTACCAAAGGCAACAAACAAATGTACAGTATAACTTCCATTCGCCCTAGTCATTTTAGGAGGTATTAGCTAGCATATATGTATACTAGAatccataaaaaaataaataagttgaCTTCATTAGGATGCATGTGTTGATTTTAACGTACTGGCAGAAGTTGCTTCatcctgtaaaaaaaataaaccctCGGAGACCCATTTTTCGTTTGTTGCAAATGGCACTAACTGTATTTGGGGTGGAACGTTTCACAAAAGTCACGGTTCAGTACATACCTCGGCATTGAGGTCACAGTTCGGTGTGTTTTCGGTACAGTGAGGAAAAAGTGGCGGTGCCTGCTTGGGTGCACTCATTCCTGAGAGTTGAtttcacaaagaaaataatttacCATTAATAATTAACTGTAAGAACGTCatgaaaacagtcattttgAGGAGACAGAGTTGGAAACTATGCCCTATGATAAAGCTTATTGctttaaaaatggaaatgtgtAGCTCGCAAGGAAGACAATGTTTacattaaaatgataaatgaggcaaaaaagaataaataaaataataatgataactttCCTATGGACAAGTCTTTTCTAATTAagctttgaaaaaacaaaacaaacacacacacacacatacacacagtgggCAACCACACAAGGATTTATGCAATTATGAATTAAATCCTTGCCTACAAGCTTACCAAGCTGATGGCTAATAACATTACTGCTGTTTATCTGAGGGCAATGCACAGGCAGAATGTCTCCGGTAAGAAGAAGTGTACTGACGTCCCACAGAGCTGACTGATGTGACAGAGATTCCTGAAGTATCTGGAAACTATCATCTGGCCAGACAAAATGGCCTCTAGATGTCattattgtgtgtttactgACATACAAGCTGGGTTGTTCCATTAAGCATTAAAAGATAATATAACCAATATGCTATTTAATTCCCTGTTGGTGCAATCCAGCTGTGGTAAGGCTGAATGAAATCAGTGTAAGAGCTGACCACAAACAGATTCTAATATGATGCTATCCTCTTTGTGCATGTTAAGAAAAGTCaaccaaaagcttcattttaTCCAAGAAAACTTCATGGTATAGGCCCATCTATGCAAATCTAGCAATTTGACTTGCAATTCTAGCAGCAAAAGACCTCTCGAGTTAATTTTAGTAAGAAAACAAACCATTGGATGACTTTTCTTTACAATTTGTAACATAAACAGAAATGGAAAGCATCATATTAATGTTTTATCAGCTGCTGTTTTACCCTTTGAATGAAAAATGCATGCAGTGCAGTGCATGCAAATGATCGACAGCTAAATTTTTAGGTCACCAGAAGCGACCATCAAATTAGCTGCAATGATTTAGCTGTGATACCTGACTGTTTCCCGTGGCTgagtatgttgaaaaatataATCTTCAGTGATACACGGTAAATCATAAACCTGGTACACTTAAGTGTCAGAGGTGCAATGGCAGTGGAGATTCACCTCTTGAATTTTTATGTCATACACCAATGAAACTCATCCTTCTTATACTGTATATGCTACAGTACGTACTGCTGTGAGTTTTCAGAGGTCTATGACGGTAGTTTCAAGCAGTGAAAGCTGACTTTACCTGAAAATGTTGCCATCCAGTGAGAATAACAGCATTATAGCCTTGAGCAGTCATTAGGCTGGAGTAATTCAAATCACTGGCCATGATAAGACTGATCCTGCTTACATGTGCATCCCAAACCGAGGGTGGCGTACCAAACGGGACAATCTTTTGAGAGTTACCGTTCCACCCCTACATTTTGTCCACAGTACTTTACAACAGTCCTTTCTCCATATAAAATATGTAATAAGCCGTATTGTTTTATGGGTGTTTGCAACCTATACAATGTGAGTTTCCTGTAAATATCTGTCTGGAGAAGTATTTAACACATTTAAGTTGTCTAaacctacagtatataaataataGTCTTCAGTCATTGGTTGGAGGTGAAGGTTTGGTTGATTAGGGTTGGCTGAGTTTCTCTCCTAGCCCATGTTGGAGCGAAGGAAAATGAGTTTGTTCATCTCCTCAGCGGTTACCTGCTGCCTCCTCTTCATAGCTAGGCTCTGCTcgcacacagtcacacactcatTGCGTATGCCCACAGCAGGCACAGCAAGGAGCCACATCGCCAGGCGAGCGAGCTTGGGGAACTTCTCGTTCACTGCTGTGCTCCAGTACTGGAAGAGGTCAGGTGTGCCTTGGAGGAGAGGCTCAGCCAGGTATTGAAAAATCTCTTGCCTAACTTGGCTCTGACTCTCATCATTACCAGACACAGAGCAAGATGAGGAGGTCCCCCGTGAGGTGCCGCCATTGTTTCCCGCACCCTCTACACGGCTTATTTTTGGAGTTGGTGGGCCGTCAGTGTCCCGCTCTTCACCACCTGAGCCTCCACCACCAGTCATACCTCCATCCCTGGTTTCAGCAGCCATTTCGCATGCACGGGAGATTATGTCTTCATGCTGGTAGGCTGGCACTGAACGCAGCTTGAGTTGTGGATCCAGGACCATGGCTACCTGGTGGGCTCGTTCAACCTAGAGACAAACGAACAGTTGTCAGTACTTCCTAAAACCAAATACTCCTGAGCATTCATGATATACCAAGGCTCAGGTCTGGGTTTGAGCcctgatacttttttttttgtagcaatCATACCAACTGTCAAGTTGGCATCAAATGTCTGGTAAGATCTATCACTTTGACAGCAAAATGTTAGTTTGAGAAACTTACTATATGCAATGCCAGTTCATTACCTTGAAGTTCTCCTTCAGTGCTTCTAGGAAGTAGTGGCAGAGTTTGCTAGCCGTGCCAGTTCCAGCCTCTCCAGCTTTGGATGTGAAAAACTTCTCCAAGCGTAGGTAGACCGGCAGCACCTGCTGCAACGTTGGTCTCCTCTGACTGCTCAACTCCAGAGCTGCCAGACGCAGAGGTGCCAGCAGACAAGCCAGCGTGCCCAGCAGATGCTTGTTGAGACCTTGGAGGAGTGGAGCTGTGGCCTTGCTGCGTCCAAAAGCCTCACAAATTTGTTCAAAGTGTGCATGGACCTGCAGAAGAGCTTCAGCCGTACGATCCCAGCAAGGAGGGGTGGGGCACTGTGCGGGGCTGCTCTGTGAACCTTCCTCAGTTGTGCTTGTGGATGTGTTGGTGCACGGCTCCTCACGTAGGGACAGAGTGGTGGAGGAGGCGATATCTCGGCATGTTGAGAGAAGCTCAGCCAACTCGTGAAGACCTCGAGCCTGGAGGCTCCGCTTCCCGAGAACAGCCTGGACGACTGCACCGAGAGAACACCCCGCGCATCGCAAGCATATCCTGCTCCGGCCACCGCCGCCAAGTGGTGATCCTGCAAATCCTGCCGCCCACACTCTGGGCTCTGAGACATACACGGTGCGAATGTCTGACATCACAAACTCAGACAGCACATTCTGCACCCAGTGGTGAATCTGCTCAGGCCCCTCCCTCAGCTCAGCCTCCCTCACGCCGAGCACATAGCGCTTCAGTCTCGACCCCTCCACCTGGTAGGCTGTTAGAACATAGCAAGCATCTGGACCTGATGTCTGGGAGTGGCAGGTGACAGCGATGCCGAGTGAAGCATTGGAACCTAGAGCACAcgtgactttgactttgacttggttGTACATGCGGGGCAGCTGGCGCAGTGCCAAGGCACTCATGTTGCCAAAAGCATCACGGGTGGAGTAGGCACCATGACGAGCACCTGTATCCACTAGGGTCTGTGCCAACTTCAGGAAGTCCTTGCTGTTGAGCACGTTTAGCATGCTCAGATCTGAGCACATTACCCGTAAGAGGCGCTCAGCCACCTGCTGTCGTTCCTTCTCAGGTAGTCCATTATTCTCTGCCAGAACAGACAGCAGATGGATAAATAGGAAAGTAGAGTAAACATGAGAAAGATAAttagtgtttatttgtttttcttagtTTATGTTTTTGCAGAAAACACAGTATCTTataagaaaaaaggaaatacagAATCACAGGGAATAATAAAGACATGGTAACAACACTGGAACAAACCTGGATTCATTTTACGGACCAGATtcactttaaactttaaactgcaTTTGGCATTATTTGAATCTTATTCACAAAaggaagattttctttttgcTCTAGTGCAACAGAAAACACTCAGGGATGTTGTTAAATGGTGTGCTTCTTAACCTACAGGCCACCGCAGGCTCCATAATTATTCCATTTCAACAACTTTCTAACAACACAGTGTACAAAGAGTCAAAGAGGGTACAAACCTTTTCATAGACCCCTATGTATGGTGACTCTGACAGTGTGAAATGAATTAAGTTGATTGCAGTACTTACGGCTGAGTGTGTTGTTTCTCTGGGAGATACTTTGAGGCTGGATTTGTAGTTTAACTGAGGAATGGGCCTGAGCCTGAGAGCCTCTCCACAGCGGCTCTTGAGGACCGGAGGCTGAGGAGGTTTTGGGAGAGTCCCCTTTGGTGTGGTTCTCATTGTCCGCTGTGGAGATACGGACATGGAACATTAGGCAGAAGTGGCGATGATACTGTATGGTTTTAATGGTGAAAGTGTatgtaaagaataaagaataaaatgatgacacaaaataaaacaaacaaaacagctgtcagcaaaagaaaagacaaaaacacattacttGGCCTCCAATAAGCTTTCATTAACAGACTGTGCCTTCATAATCAGCTGACCAGTAGGGTTGGGCCgatgtaaaaatgtcaaaaccGGTTTGATTGTAAGCCAAACTTCAGACCGCAATAGTATACCAGATTTTACCACTAGGTGTTGCACATAACTGAGCAGCGGCTCCTAAATACACACAATGAGATTCGGCTGTCGGCTCAACAGCAAAACCACAATGCCCTCCCATTCCCCGtttcttatttttaaatataacgGCTACATTTGCACCTTGAACAGGCTGTATTAAAGGAATTTGAGAGAGCAGTCTCGTCACCAAGTTTCTAGTAAATAAGCAAAATGTGCACCGTGTGCATCCTCCCCCCTCCCACCTCTACTGCAATTTGAACTCCTTCATGTTGTCGGCCTCAGTTCGGCAGTAAATTGCGCACAGCCTGTCAAACACTAGTGGCTCCACTAACAAAGAAACATGACATTATGTTGAGCATGTTGTCATATTCCTCATTACTGATGCAATATATGTGACGCCGTTGGCACAGGTTGCTGACGTAGGCTGCTTTTGTCATAATGACAAACGCCAGTTTGCGTAAAGTCTAATCGGTTTCAGCTCCTACAACCGGCTGGACAATCAAAACTGAAAATCGCCAACCCAACTCTAGTGACCAGGTTGATAAAAAGACCTTACACTAAATTGTTTCCTCAGTCAGTTGTCATATATGAATATCCACAAATGTTGCTGGGTGTGTCTTTAAATGAAGTCAGTCTCACAGCAGTAATTCAAAAGCAaggccaatgccaaacagcaaAAATTCATCATAAATTATCAACTAGTGTAAATATATTGGAGGACAAGCAACATGATTCATGCATAAGAGGGTAAACAAACTGCACATAAGGCATTTATCAagtaaaaataccaaacatttgGTGGTTACAGCTTCTCAGATGTAGGGTTTTGCTTGCTATCCTAGTTTTCATACCAttgtaaaattaatattttttgttgttttgactgTGAGCAACACAAAGCAATTTTGTCATGTCTGTCGATTGTGCTTGCTTGAGATTAGAATTGATCTTTATCACTGACATTTTATGTACTGAATgattaaatgaaaaagaatGCACTACTGCATATATACATGGAAACATGTATGATGCACTAAAGCTTTtgcaacaaaacatgaaaactgTATCCAGCAGCCTCAGAACCAGATCTGCAACAACCCTGATTACAACAATATGTTCCTTGGAACTTCATATGCAAATGTGTTCTCAGGAATTTAATGCCTATTCTTCAATAACAATTGAGGATTCTAGGTGATCATACAGACTTCCACATGCATTGCAGCCACTGAGGGTGTGTTcacattctgtttttgtttccctGTCCAGCTTAACATGCATTTGTAGTCGTGAACTCACCAGCGTGGGACTGCATGTGCTCCAGCAGGTTGTTGTAGAACTGGAACTGGATGCCACAGGCACCACAAGTGTAGGGTTCTAAAAAATCACAAGGCCCAGAAGAGTGTTGACTCTTTGTCGGAGGAGAAAATGAATACACTGTGCATATGTCCATCGACTAGCCTCTAATAACCCCGATCTATACTCTGGAGGTCAGTTCCACCGAGACGTGGCTCGAATCGTGATGcagtttttgtgttgctttgcaaagaCCTGCAGCAATGTTTAAAATTTGTCTGCTGGTTCGTCCTAATGGCCGGTGGATTTAAGGCGCTGGCCATGTAATCAGAATGTCCCTGGTTTGAAAAGCATTTGTTGCGTGTCAGTCCCCCTCCCTATCTCTCCATCTCTACCTTCACTTTCTGTCTAATAAAggcaacatttacaaaaaaatataataaacaaatgtttaaacataaacattttaaaatcctttTCCAACAATCCTTGTCCACCAAAAGAAAACCTTATACAGGTATGAGTCTGACTGCTTAATTATCAGTCATTACAAGACACAGCgatatctgtgcacaatgcaGATGCATATTATGGCTAGTGTTAACAATCCTGTTCAGACATTCCCTCGTGATAATGAAGCTAAATGCAGAAAATCTCTTTAATCAAAATGGATTAGAGAAACTACTAACACCAAACAACgacagattaaaaacaaaattgaagCATACCAGAAAAAAGGGTGAAATGAGAAGAAGGCAGCATGCATATTTGCTGTTCTGAGCAGGAAGGtggggttggacttactctgggTTGCAGAGAAGGTGCTGGCCACCAGAGGGCTCGGAGTTCCTGTGGACGGGAGGATAGGGAGGGAGTTAAAACTACAAACACAGTGGGCCATTCTCGACCACTCTTTTCTGTTGTTTATTCAGTCAGCCCCTTTGGTGTTTATTATTCTTTGAAATGGCAAGCATGATTTGCAAAAGCATTTACTTAACATTTCTATGCTCTGGTACCAAACACTATGAGACCTCACAGAAACTGTGATCAGTGACTGATAGTGATGTTAACTGTATACAGCCAATTTATTACAAGGACGTATTGATTGATTCCGGCACCAGGCAAAAACAAATACTTTTCTCTGAGCGAGAAAAGCACAACAAAACGGCACAGACAGGAAACTAatggaaaacaaagaagacTTTTGTACTGTAGGACAACATTGCTCACAGTAAGAAGCtttataaagaaaatatgttttcaagGCCTTTAACTACAAGCTGCTTTTTGAATCAGTGCCATGATGTGTGGCAGTGCTATGTTATGTTAGTGCGTGTTATCAGAGCCAAAGGTGATCCAACATGGTATTCAACAAGGTCTCCATTTTCATGGTCTGAGTGTGGagtagaataataataataataatcgaGCTCTTGGACTTGAGTTTTATATAGTAACAATTGATGCAAGGTAGGTCACACAAACCTCTTAACATCATCTACTCCCCCTCCATCTCAATTTTCAGCCCAGGCATCAGCGGCAAAACACTGTCTGCAGAAATACTGCTTCTATCTATACTGACACTCACATATACCTGCTTTGTAGCAGAACTGAAAATACCTTTTCACCGTTCGAGCAGAAATGACACATttccacacaaatacacacacatccacataaAATTAAGTGACTCAGTGCTCACCGCTCGAATTCTGCGAGCTGTTTGTGTCAACCAGACTAGACTGAATTGCACTTTCCAGTTTCCGCCTGAATGGACTGTCTGTAAGTGAAAACACAGGAGAAACACTGAGTGACATGTCCGTGGTAAGTAACGTGGATAATATTCTTAATTCGAGCTTTGAACCCACACAACACTTAAGTTGGAGCAAAGTCAATGGCGTGAAATTCATTAATCTGAGTTTTAGTTTGCAGCATGCAAATCAATCACGCTAACGGCCACGACAAAGGATCCAaattttcatattatatttaaatatgGTTTTAATTCCTCCTCTTCGTTCCATCTTTTTGACCCACTTCTAAGATGTGAGTGTGTGCCATGCTTTAAATAGTTCTTTATGGTGGAGTGCTTCTTAGCAGAAAgatgaagggggggggggtcatgAGCCACAAAATACAGTACCAGTGTGAAGAAAAATCATCGATTTATGACAGCTGGGAACAAGTTTTGGTGAAGAAATGGAGCCTGCAATGTTGACAAAGGACTATAtgtaatgtgttaaaataacaatcttAAACACTTTGTGATTAATTTTACtttgttaaagcaaaaaaaaaaaagtattttaattagtgtttttttttttagcttgtgaATGTTTCTGGAAATAAATATGACAGCTTTTAAAAAAACTAACATTTGGTAAGAAATCGTGGAATCTGTGTGGGctatattaaatttaatttcagtgtttttgaacatcattttaatcattttatgtgCTTGAGGCAATTAAAAAGAGTCATaacaagagaagaaaaaaaaacgtttaAGTATCATCACTTTAAGTGTGCAATTAACCATTCACTAGAGGTTAATAGTTTCCAGCAGGGTTGCCACAAATACAGTGGCAAGGTGACCCAGAACCTTACAGTACATTCAGTCTCTCAGGGTTCTCTTAAATTCTTTTTCCACTGGCTCAGCGAACATGCGTTAGCCACAGTGAGGCTCGCTTTTATGAATTCCTACCACACCCTCACAGCAGGACTGTGATATTATTGTGACGGTCCCTGCCATCAAACCCAGCTATGCCAATGTCATGGTAAACTGACTGGTTGCACGTCTGTGGTCGTGTGGGCGACCGGagtcacactgacattttaaaaagacattatTCAGCAGTGCATGCAATAGGTGTTTGGTTTCTGATCATGTTCACTAGGTTGTTCTCCCATTTTAACAACATCCATCTCTGCTCCATTTTGGCGTGACTCATTACCAACATTATCACAATTTGTCATGTTGACACCCTCGGCCAATCACAAAGCATTCAAGTTCTACAACACCAATGACAAATctaatgtacagtatatgatCTGTAAATATCATACTTGGCTCTAAATTAAAGGTAAAGGCAGGCacaactttgtgtgtgtgtgtgtgtgtgtgtgtgtgtatatatgttgAGAGTACAAATATTCAGATTATGAGGTAACAAAGCatgaaaatttgaaaatttTGCTTAGCATTATAAAGTAAATcaacaacaactgaaaaaatgtaggataaaaaaaatgcttacTTTTTATCTTACCAGCTTGGCTGTGGCCAAATTTACTCATATCCATGCTACCACATTCCTGTACCCGTGATGTCTTCAAATCAAAGGAGCCTACATCAAGACAGATTCTCAGAGTCAGTTGCAGTCCAGTGGTCCAACTTACACCGGTGACACCCATTATGACAATACTGATTGGTTTTTCTTACCAAAGATGCAAAATTAGCATTgtacacattaaaaaacaaactttgaaatgttaaaacttcTGCGGCTGCTCCTTGAAATTTGGAGATTCGAATCGTCAgtcggagacccctcagtcgactTGGGGttgttttggtccccagattttgctgaaGAGTAAGCGCTCTAGACTTTAACACTTCTCACTGGTACAGAGACCTCTGGTCGAAATGCAGCGGCACAGGCAAGGAGAAACTTTCCACCGTAAGGCTCCAAGATAActttatcttctctcttctgcttggaagtggtgaatttacagctcacagatacttaGTACAACACAGTCTTGTTACCACTTTGTTGTAGAACATAGCACACTAATCcaatactaaaaggtggagctacaAACACTACAAACACGACAATTTCGCATGACAAGGA contains these protein-coding regions:
- the znf618 gene encoding zinc finger protein 618 isoform X4 — translated: MSAQEAPNPGKEQADGGSAATDGPSPTLAPKTKSTSPPPVTVKKEPGTSETSNGKVGDANPAEICVVIGGADGGASGGGSRRAQTEGSYVCGVCGKKYKYYNCFQTHVRAHRESDSMVADGLPQTANILSPHCRRLPIGDILIPDSFRYSCDICGKKYKYYSCFQEHRDLHAVDDPYEQVVLPVDGLKEEEPVEPYQKIGPREKALAHLRRDRGFNRRQRVSLQTQLAVFAETGSYVCEFCGKQYKYFNPYQEHVALHTPMGSFDLKTSRVQECGSMDMSKFGHSQAGKIKNSPFRRKLESAIQSSLVDTNSSQNSSGTPSPLVASTFSATQKPYTCGACGIQFQFYNNLLEHMQSHAADNENHTKGDSPKTSSASGPQEPLWRGSQAQAHSSVKLQIQPQSISQRNNTLSQNNGLPEKERQQVAERLLRVMCSDLSMLNVLNSKDFLKLAQTLVDTGARHGAYSTRDAFGNMSALALRQLPRMYNQVKVKVTCALGSNASLGIAVTCHSQTSGPDACYVLTAYQVEGSRLKRYVLGVREAELREGPEQIHHWVQNVLSEFVMSDIRTVYVSEPRVWAAGFAGSPLGGGGRSRICLRCAGCSLGAVVQAVLGKRSLQARGLHELAELLSTCRDIASSTTLSLREEPCTNTSTSTTEEGSQSSPAQCPTPPCWDRTAEALLQVHAHFEQICEAFGRSKATAPLLQGLNKHLLGTLACLLAPLRLAALELSSQRRPTLQQVLPVYLRLEKFFTSKAGEAGTGTASKLCHYFLEALKENFKVERAHQVAMVLDPQLKLRSVPAYQHEDIISRACEMAAETRDGGMTGGGGSGGEERDTDGPPTPKISRVEGAGNNGGTSRGTSSSCSVSGNDESQSQVRQEIFQYLAEPLLQGTPDLFQYWSTAVNEKFPKLARLAMWLLAVPAVGIRNECVTVCEQSLAMKRRQQVTAEEMNKLIFLRSNMG